From a region of the Campylobacter sp. genome:
- a CDS encoding molybdopterin molybdotransferase MoeA, which translates to MIGINEAIDLATAKITSSRRSEMVPLPGALGRILSSDISAIKNLPCFDNSALDGYAYAAEFKDEELEIVEPTIFAGDEKFYEIKAAQAQKIMTGAPMPAGADSVARLEDVNAQGGTLKIPASVHAHDGFRKKGEEVRASELLLRRGEILNPAKIMLLAAQGIYEASVYARPKIALFSSGNELKEPWQSASEREIYNANSSGIAALLQKYGFENEYLGILKDDFSAVCEALDAATRKFDVLITSGGASAGEADFMQSAMSELGFLQVFDHIDIKPGRPSKCFAKDGKFVFAMAGNPMAAFVLTRAVILPILFKLSGASEAFSAEAAIYAKLASDLKLKSGRVNLTVGAYEGGVFTPMPSPSGRIRPLAAASHFFLADPECDKVRAGEIVKIYEI; encoded by the coding sequence ATGATAGGAATAAATGAGGCTATAGATTTGGCTACGGCTAAAATCACATCAAGCAGGCGGAGCGAAATGGTGCCTCTTCCCGGTGCCCTAGGTCGCATCCTTTCTAGCGATATTTCTGCGATTAAAAACCTACCCTGCTTCGATAATTCGGCGCTTGACGGCTATGCCTACGCGGCGGAATTCAAAGACGAAGAGCTAGAGATCGTAGAGCCTACGATTTTTGCAGGAGACGAAAAATTTTATGAAATCAAGGCTGCGCAGGCGCAAAAGATAATGACCGGCGCGCCAATGCCTGCAGGCGCGGACTCTGTCGCGAGGCTAGAGGATGTAAACGCGCAAGGCGGAACTCTAAAAATCCCTGCTTCCGTTCATGCTCACGACGGCTTTCGTAAAAAAGGCGAGGAAGTGCGTGCGAGCGAGCTCTTATTGCGCCGTGGCGAAATTTTAAACCCTGCCAAAATCATGCTTCTTGCCGCGCAAGGAATTTACGAAGCAAGCGTTTACGCGCGTCCTAAAATCGCCCTATTTTCCAGCGGAAACGAGCTAAAAGAGCCGTGGCAGAGTGCGAGCGAGCGCGAAATTTATAACGCCAACTCTAGCGGTATTGCTGCATTGCTACAAAAATACGGCTTTGAAAATGAGTATTTAGGGATTTTAAAGGATGATTTTAGCGCAGTATGCGAGGCGCTAGACGCTGCTACGCGTAAATTTGACGTGCTAATTACCAGCGGTGGAGCAAGTGCCGGGGAGGCGGATTTTATGCAAAGCGCTATGAGTGAACTTGGATTTTTGCAGGTTTTCGATCACATCGATATCAAGCCCGGCCGCCCCAGCAAGTGCTTCGCAAAAGACGGCAAATTCGTCTTTGCAATGGCAGGCAATCCGATGGCTGCTTTCGTGCTTACGCGCGCAGTCATACTGCCGATCCTATTTAAGCTTAGCGGCGCAAGCGAGGCTTTTAGCGCAGAAGCGGCGATCTATGCCAAGCTCGCAAGCGATCTGAAGCTAAAAAGCGGCAGAGTAAATTTAACCGTAGGCGCATATGAAGGCGGAGTTTTTACGCCTATGCCGTCGCCTTCTGGGCGCATCAGACCGCTGGCTGCGGCATCGCATTTTTTCTTGGCTGATCCCGAATGCGACAAAGTTCGCGCTGGAGAAATCGTAAAAATTTATGAAATTTAA